The following coding sequences lie in one Nocardioides sambongensis genomic window:
- a CDS encoding collagen-like domain-containing protein yields MNQTSTPGRATGSPRRTAVLGLAATAVIGTLGILPTAPAQAGPPEVKDRIVACYDRKTKALRFLTERRQGTDDPLLRCRRGERRIAWFTTGPQGATGATGATGATGETGAAGPQGPVGAAGPVGATGATGATGATGATGPIGAQGPQGVQGEQGVAGATGATGATGATGAAGVMGPQGPQGTQGPIGATGATGPTGAAGATGATGSVGAAGATGAAGPVGATGPAGPQGPAGPVGATGPAGPTGATGATGPAGPAGGFTGIAYRTATDSGLTHQTQGDRITASCAPGEVAIGGGQNGAHPEGADVWWYDSYPSDAAGAPDTTEPTSWTSWWWTSNPNASATVYVICAPTG; encoded by the coding sequence GTGAACCAGACTTCGACCCCAGGTCGCGCCACCGGCTCGCCTCGACGCACCGCCGTGCTCGGACTCGCTGCGACCGCTGTCATCGGTACGCTCGGCATCCTGCCGACCGCGCCCGCCCAGGCCGGCCCGCCGGAGGTGAAGGACCGGATCGTCGCGTGCTACGACCGGAAGACCAAGGCGCTGCGCTTCCTCACCGAGCGCCGGCAAGGCACCGACGACCCGCTGCTGCGCTGCCGGCGCGGGGAGCGCAGGATCGCTTGGTTCACGACCGGACCGCAGGGCGCGACAGGTGCGACCGGAGCGACGGGTGCGACGGGGGAGACCGGCGCGGCCGGTCCGCAGGGACCTGTCGGTGCCGCTGGGCCGGTGGGGGCGACCGGCGCGACCGGTGCGACGGGAGCCACGGGGGCGACCGGGCCGATCGGCGCGCAGGGCCCGCAGGGTGTGCAGGGCGAGCAGGGGGTTGCCGGGGCGACCGGAGCGACGGGTGCGACGGGGGCGACCGGTGCCGCGGGTGTGATGGGGCCGCAGGGGCCGCAGGGCACCCAGGGGCCGATCGGAGCCACCGGAGCGACCGGTCCCACGGGCGCGGCGGGCGCGACCGGGGCGACCGGCTCCGTCGGCGCGGCCGGCGCCACGGGTGCGGCCGGCCCCGTGGGGGCGACCGGTCCGGCAGGCCCGCAGGGCCCGGCCGGTCCCGTCGGCGCGACCGGTCCGGCGGGGCCGACCGGCGCCACCGGGGCCACCGGTCCGGCAGGACCGGCGGGCGGGTTCACGGGCATCGCCTACCGCACGGCGACCGACTCCGGTCTGACCCATCAGACGCAGGGCGACCGGATCACGGCCTCCTGCGCTCCCGGGGAGGTCGCGATCGGAGGCGGCCAGAACGGCGCCCACCCGGAGGGCGCCGACGTGTGGTGGTACGACTCCTACCCGAGTGACGCGGCCGGAGCCCCCGACACCACCGAACCCACCTCCTGGACGTCCTGGTGGTGGACCAGCAACCCGAACGCATCGGCCACCGTCTACGTCATCTGCGCCCCCACCGGCTGA